The following coding sequences lie in one Ostrea edulis chromosome 8, xbOstEdul1.1, whole genome shotgun sequence genomic window:
- the LOC125662301 gene encoding uncharacterized protein LOC125662301 — protein sequence MSSKFLQWSAYLLIALNLSAAQTEFRRVCEDHQLDVGIRRGPEDAEATHTCVPGPWNGRCFVQDAFGGFNCTGDYQLQGGLPNRESLCCKKQGFALVDCFIPSRLFSFRDGFNIQHRGTVLRSIVSYPTPNDQTTFIVELCFLYKWRQEFYPELL from the exons ATGTCGTCCAAATTTCTGCAATGGTCAGCATACCTTTTGATCGCCCTTAATTTGTCTGCCGCACAGACGGAATTTCGACGTGTCTGCGAAGACCACCAGTTGGATGTCGGAATTCGGCGCGGACCGGAAGACGCGGAAGCAACCCACACGTGTGTGCCAGGCCCATGGAACGGGAGGTGTTTTGTCCAAG ATGCTTTTGGTGGATTCAACTGCACTGGCGATTATCAACTTCAAGGCGGACTGCCAAATCGTGAATCTTTATGCTGTAAAAAACAAG GGTTTGCCCTGGTGGACTGTTTCATACCCAGCCGGCTATTCTCATTTCGAGATGGATTCAACATCCAGCACAGGGGAACTGTATTAAGGAGCATTGTAAG CTATCCCACTCCGAACGATCAAACCACATTTATAGTAGAGCTGTGTTTCCTGTACAAATGGCGACAAGAGTTTTATCCGGAGCTTTTGTAA